One stretch of Cygnus olor isolate bCygOlo1 chromosome 1, bCygOlo1.pri.v2, whole genome shotgun sequence DNA includes these proteins:
- the KLHL34 gene encoding kelch-like protein 34: MSYFLSYCKAHCTAVFSQYQTLRSEGFLCDILLKVKEKEFPAHKSLLACSSDYFRAMFKSYTQESKANVIQLQVVSPTGLQHVLDFIYTSLLPLSFESLEETLEAASYLQVTNAIGLCNQYLVNNLTLENCCFSANVARRFYLPDALVATEKYIVNNLWKLLDLDLAGLLELNFRTLLAVVESPDLPMVKETRLLNLVLLWLKQDKSRLTHGSSLLEHIRYGLIPVEELRKTYTQSEVPLTAGIKCLIIKAINYHTSVFKQPILQDKSTTLRNQKTRIILLGGGTASDGLVTEVVAFDVYNHKWRPLTQVQDRVQNHSVCVVGNFLYVLGGEIEGGTPGDADRDKILSVTNKVHRYDPRFNTWTQITGMLEKRCQFSCCVLGNDIFAIGGRDENGSLHSSVEVYNISRDRWTKARELPCKIHGHASAVCKSIIYISGGKYADPASTSKDVYSLSSLEGQWMKQAPMSIARFGHQMATIREAVFTFLGLYEPFSEIERYDPDQNQWTRLRPLIYDRFCYGLAVVEETALLIGGKKWQDSREVPTQDVVGYDIDNDGWEEICKAPLPWSGLQCAVLQLTEVADERDSDALQKRPLNC, encoded by the coding sequence ATGAGCTACTTCCTGTCCTACTGCAAAGCGCACTGCACTGCCGTGTTCTCCCAGTACCAGACCCTGAGATCAGAGGGCTTTCTGTGCGATATTTTGCtgaaagtgaaggaaaaggagtTTCCTGCACACAAGTCCTTATTGGCATGCTCCAGTGATTATTTCCGAGCAATGTTCAAAAGTTATACCCAGGAGTCTAAAGCCAATGTGATTCAGCTGCAAGTCGTTTCTCCCACCGGTCTCCAGCATGTCCTGGATTTCATTTACACTTCTTTGCTGCCCCTTTCCTTTGAAAGCCTGGAGGAGACCTTGGAAGCTGCAAGCTACTTGCAAGTGACAAATGCTATTGGCTTGTGCAATCAATACTTAGTTAACAACCTTACCTTggaaaactgctgcttctccGCCAATGTCGCCAGGAGGTTCTACCTGCCAGATGCCCTAGTcgcaacagaaaaatacattgtcaACAATCTCTGGAAGCTGCTGGACTTGGATTTGGCAGGACTGCTTGAGTTGAACTTCAGGACTTTGCTAGCAGTAGTGGAATCCCCAGATCTCCCCATGGTGAAGGAAACCCGCCTGTTGAAtcttgtgctgctgtggctgaagCAGGATAAATCCAGGCTGACTCATGGAAGCAGCCTTTTGGAGCACATTAGATATGGTCTCATCCCAGTGGAAGAGCTGAGAAAAACCTACACGCAGTCAGAAGTGCCCCTCACTGCAGGTATTAAGTGCCTGATCATTAAAGCAATAAATTACCATACATCTGTTTTCAAACAGCCCATCCTGCAGGATAAATCCACCACGCTGAGGAACCAGAAAACTCGGATCATTCTGCTGGGGGGAGGGACGGCAAGTGATGGGCTCGTCACTGAGGTGGTGGCCTTTGACGTTTACAATCACAAATGGAGACCTCTTACACAGGTGCAGGACAGGGTGCAGAACCACAGCGTGTGTGTGGTGGGAAATTTCCTCTATGTTTTGGGTGGGGAAATAGAAGGTGGCACTCCAGGTGACGCTGACAGGGACAAGATATTATCAGTTACAAACAAGGTCCATCGCTACGATCCAAGGTTTAACACATGGACCCAAATCACGGGCATGCTGGAAAAGAGATGCCAGTTTTCCTGCTGTGTCCTAGGCAATGATATCTTTGCAATTGGTGGACGGGATGAGAATGGGTCTCTGCATTCATCTGTGGAAGTCTACAACATCAGCAGGGACAGATGGACAAAGGCCAGGGAATTGCCATGCAAGATACATGGCCATGCCAGTGCTGTTTGCAAGAGTATTATATACATCTCAGGTGGCAAATATGCAGACCCAGCCAGCACGAGCAAGGACGTTTATTCTCTGAGTTCTCTTGAGGGGCAGTGGATGAAACAAGCCCCCATGAGCATAGCTCGGTTTGGGCATCAGATGGCAACAATCAGAGAAGCCGTATTCACATTTTTAGGTTTATATGAACCATTCTCTGAAATAGAAAGGTATGACCCAGATCAAAACCAATGGACTCGTTTAAGGCCACTGATCTATGACCGATTTTGCTATGGCCTGGCAGTGGTAGAGGAAACGGCTCTTCTTATTGGGGGAAAGAAATGGCAAGACTCGCGGGAAGTCCCCACACAAGACGTGGTTGGCTACGATATCGACAACGATGGCTGGGAGGAGATCTGCAAAGCCCCCCTGCCCTGGAGCGGGCTGCAgtgtgcagtgctgcagctcacAGAAGTGGCCGATGAACGGGACAGTGACGCTCTGCAAAAGAGGCCACTGAACTGCTGA